From the genome of Blautia pseudococcoides, one region includes:
- a CDS encoding glycoside hydrolase family 2 TIM barrel-domain containing protein: protein MEYLYRHMDWSNIEVLGRNRLPVRPFYCGYPDRESAKRGIREESPNFRLLNGQWKFAYYGSPFYVPDGCVQESYDDRAFGTMPVPGHWQLSGYDSPHYNDAVALFPILDDPGIQADNPTGVYRHAFREEKQEDREYILRFDGVESAYHVWLNGIFIGYSQGSRNTAEFDVTEALKDGDNMLAVTVYKFCDGSYLENQDMWWFAGIIRDVSLIQRPKQHMLDCRITSGLVLEQEGPCTVRAGEKKGNFRLEAVLENHTEEETALTIETELFDGGQVIFKDTREICGKKGETEYFTEAVLDGIRPWSAEQPNLYRLVITLKREGKVLESYGEWTGFRNICLRDGLFLVNGKAIKLKGVNRHDWNENTGRCITKEDMLADLYLMKQNNINAVRTSHYPAHPDFLDLCDRLGFYVMEEADLECNQMAYTKNMNRISDDTLWEKSYVDRAERMVRRDKNHPSILFWSLGNESGFGSSFVASGRFIKEYDPTRLVHYEEDRDASIADVYSTMYTRHKALEDLGRDTTKKKPHVVCEYAHAMGNGPGGLKEYWEIFERYPRLQGGFIWEWIDHGIKKYDRDGRGYYTYGGDYGDHPNSGAFCCDGLIQADRRPTPSILQVKKVMEPVKFTGFDRTAGEITVHNKYDFTDLSHLECTFKVYTLQGVLLEGKADVDGIAPQESRRIVLYDPAEAENWTKEQDIWLMISVCFKEKQEWSVEEHDEAAFHQECISEAVQALLSDSGDTVKCIRSGLDGESAAKGSETGEAAGLRMTEKCGTIYIEGRNFTALFDRVHGYLSGYTLNGERLIRKGLGLNFWRAPVDNDKNAAEIWEKAMLKAMTNLVEQVSVEEREQEVIISVSQIYAPITVDWKVIVKAEYRFTSDGLITMKYNGVPTGVQLPESFPRIGMRFVLDKACEQAVWYGRGPLETYPDCKEGDPVGCWEKRTEDFYFPYVVPQETGNHQDTRWAAFVTGAGNGVCIASGEVFSFGALHYTQEDLTQAAHTNELHRTEHIQLSVDYAQHGLGSASWGAECLEKDRLYPEPFTFTWKIFGTRRETLTEQAEQYRRR from the coding sequence ATGGAATACTTATACAGACACATGGATTGGAGCAATATAGAAGTCCTTGGCAGGAACCGCCTCCCGGTCAGACCGTTTTATTGCGGCTATCCGGACCGGGAATCAGCCAAAAGAGGGATCAGGGAGGAAAGCCCGAATTTCCGTCTGCTGAACGGACAGTGGAAATTTGCCTATTATGGATCGCCGTTTTATGTACCTGACGGGTGCGTGCAGGAAAGCTATGATGACCGGGCGTTTGGCACCATGCCGGTTCCGGGGCACTGGCAGCTAAGTGGTTATGATTCGCCCCATTATAATGATGCAGTGGCGCTTTTCCCCATCCTGGATGATCCTGGCATACAGGCGGATAACCCCACCGGAGTTTACCGCCATGCGTTTCGGGAGGAGAAGCAGGAAGACAGGGAATACATCCTGCGGTTTGACGGCGTGGAGAGTGCTTACCATGTATGGCTTAACGGCATCTTCATAGGATACAGCCAGGGTTCCCGCAACACGGCTGAGTTTGATGTGACAGAGGCTTTGAAGGATGGGGACAATATGCTGGCAGTGACCGTCTATAAATTCTGTGACGGCAGTTATCTGGAAAACCAGGATATGTGGTGGTTTGCCGGAATCATCAGGGATGTGTCCCTGATACAGAGACCGAAGCAGCATATGCTGGACTGCCGGATCACATCCGGGCTGGTTTTGGAACAGGAGGGACCATGTACTGTCCGGGCGGGAGAGAAAAAAGGAAATTTCCGTCTGGAGGCTGTATTGGAAAACCATACGGAGGAGGAGACAGCGCTCACCATAGAGACAGAATTGTTTGACGGGGGGCAGGTTATTTTTAAAGACACCCGGGAGATATGCGGTAAAAAGGGTGAAACAGAGTATTTCACAGAGGCGGTACTGGACGGCATACGCCCCTGGTCGGCAGAGCAGCCCAACCTGTACCGGCTGGTCATCACATTAAAAAGAGAGGGCAAAGTCCTGGAATCCTACGGCGAGTGGACCGGTTTCAGAAACATTTGTCTGAGAGACGGACTGTTCCTGGTAAATGGAAAGGCCATAAAATTAAAAGGCGTAAACAGGCACGACTGGAATGAAAATACAGGAAGGTGTATTACAAAAGAGGACATGCTGGCTGACCTATATTTAATGAAGCAGAACAACATCAATGCAGTGCGCACCTCCCATTATCCGGCCCACCCGGACTTTCTGGACCTGTGCGACCGTCTTGGGTTTTATGTGATGGAGGAAGCTGACCTGGAATGCAACCAGATGGCATATACCAAAAACATGAACCGGATCAGTGATGATACGCTCTGGGAAAAAAGTTATGTCGACCGGGCGGAACGCATGGTGAGAAGAGATAAAAACCATCCCAGTATCCTGTTCTGGTCACTGGGAAATGAGTCGGGATTCGGAAGCAGCTTTGTAGCCAGCGGAAGGTTTATAAAAGAGTATGACCCCACCAGGCTGGTCCATTATGAGGAAGACAGGGACGCTTCCATAGCGGATGTGTACAGCACTATGTATACCAGGCATAAGGCCCTGGAGGACCTGGGAAGAGACACCACAAAAAAGAAACCCCACGTGGTATGCGAATATGCCCACGCCATGGGAAACGGTCCGGGAGGATTAAAGGAATACTGGGAAATTTTTGAGCGGTATCCCAGACTGCAGGGCGGTTTTATCTGGGAATGGATCGACCATGGGATCAAAAAATATGACAGGGACGGCAGAGGCTATTATACATACGGCGGAGACTACGGGGATCATCCAAACAGCGGTGCATTTTGCTGTGACGGCCTGATCCAGGCTGACAGAAGGCCCACCCCCAGTATTTTACAGGTGAAAAAAGTGATGGAGCCTGTAAAATTCACCGGGTTTGATAGGACTGCAGGAGAAATCACAGTTCACAATAAATATGATTTTACAGACTTATCCCATCTGGAATGCACATTCAAAGTCTATACACTGCAGGGCGTTTTGCTGGAAGGTAAGGCGGACGTGGACGGAATTGCCCCCCAGGAAAGCAGACGCATTGTTCTGTATGACCCAGCGGAGGCGGAAAATTGGACCAAAGAACAGGATATCTGGCTGATGATCTCTGTATGCTTCAAAGAAAAACAGGAATGGTCCGTGGAGGAGCATGATGAAGCCGCCTTCCATCAGGAGTGTATCAGCGAGGCGGTACAGGCGTTGTTATCAGATTCCGGGGACACAGTAAAGTGCATAAGATCCGGTTTGGACGGCGAAAGCGCGGCAAAGGGTTCCGAAACCGGGGAGGCTGCGGGACTGCGCATGACAGAAAAGTGCGGGACCATCTATATAGAAGGCAGGAATTTCACCGCTTTGTTTGACCGGGTCCACGGATATTTAAGCGGTTATACCTTGAATGGGGAACGCCTGATCAGGAAGGGCCTTGGCCTTAACTTCTGGAGGGCGCCTGTTGACAATGACAAGAATGCGGCAGAGATATGGGAAAAAGCCATGCTGAAAGCCATGACAAACCTTGTGGAACAAGTGTCAGTGGAGGAGCGGGAGCAGGAAGTCATCATATCTGTTTCGCAGATATACGCACCCATTACCGTTGACTGGAAAGTCATTGTAAAGGCAGAATACCGCTTCACTTCCGATGGTCTCATAACCATGAAATACAATGGGGTGCCCACCGGTGTACAGCTCCCGGAGAGTTTCCCCCGGATCGGTATGCGGTTTGTGCTGGACAAAGCCTGTGAACAGGCAGTCTGGTACGGAAGGGGGCCTCTGGAGACATACCCGGACTGCAAAGAAGGCGATCCGGTGGGCTGCTGGGAGAAACGGACAGAGGACTTTTACTTCCCCTATGTGGTGCCCCAGGAGACGGGAAACCACCAGGATACCCGCTGGGCCGCATTTGTGACCGGGGCGGGAAACGGGGTCTGCATAGCATCCGGGGAAGTATTCTCCTTTGGAGCCCTGCATTACACCCAGGAAGATTTGACACAGGCAGCCCACACAAATGAGCTTCACAGGACAGAACATATCCAATTGTCGGTTGACTATGCGCAGCATGGTCTTGGAAGCGCAAGCTGGGGC
- a CDS encoding LacI family DNA-binding transcriptional regulator, with product MATIRDVAQRAGVSAASVSRVLKNDSTFSVSQKTRERILEAAGELGYNKCFEYSAIQGTRGTIGIMLLYGEAEEVEDRFYQVIRMNIKMELEKNGFKVKEVFEPMLDVGAPRISGYQGLVFVGYSTLWYQKKAFRRAVLDSGLPVVCADFQLRDEKLTADCVVNDFKQAVKKAIDLFLKKGFDTIGYMGTYGLEVNGKLHRDERFLYFRQIMKSLEKYDEKYIYLAQSNHTQFGYRLGKEIIRRGRLPRAVFVENDTMAIGFLKALVEEKISVPGDVAIIGCNDDQAASFVTPALSTVKLHNDLIGMMAAKTLMECLWTDREQGLKIIVPNQLILRESCPE from the coding sequence ATGGCTACAATACGGGATGTCGCCCAGAGAGCCGGGGTATCTGCTGCATCCGTATCCAGGGTTCTGAAAAATGACTCTACATTTTCCGTCTCTCAGAAGACAAGGGAAAGAATCCTGGAGGCAGCAGGTGAACTGGGATACAACAAATGTTTTGAATATTCAGCTATACAGGGTACAAGAGGGACCATAGGTATTATGCTCCTGTACGGCGAGGCAGAGGAAGTGGAAGACAGATTTTATCAGGTCATCCGCATGAACATAAAAATGGAACTGGAGAAAAACGGGTTCAAAGTAAAAGAGGTGTTTGAGCCCATGCTGGATGTGGGCGCACCCAGAATTTCCGGTTACCAGGGGCTTGTTTTTGTGGGGTACTCCACACTTTGGTATCAGAAGAAGGCATTCAGGCGGGCTGTTCTGGACTCCGGGCTGCCGGTGGTATGTGCGGATTTTCAGCTAAGAGATGAGAAACTTACAGCCGACTGTGTAGTAAATGATTTTAAGCAGGCTGTAAAAAAAGCTATAGATCTGTTCCTGAAAAAAGGGTTTGACACCATTGGGTATATGGGGACCTACGGGCTGGAAGTCAACGGAAAGCTTCACAGGGATGAACGGTTTCTATATTTCCGCCAGATCATGAAAAGCCTGGAAAAATATGACGAAAAATACATTTACCTTGCCCAGTCCAACCACACCCAGTTTGGGTACAGGCTGGGAAAAGAGATCATCCGGCGGGGAAGGCTTCCCAGAGCCGTATTTGTAGAGAACGATACCATGGCGATCGGATTTTTGAAAGCTCTTGTGGAGGAAAAAATATCTGTTCCGGGTGATGTGGCTATCATCGGCTGCAACGATGACCAGGCAGCGTCTTTTGTGACACCGGCGCTTTCCACCGTGAAGCTGCATAACGACCTGATTGGAATGATGGCCGCCAAGACACTGATGGAATGTCTCTGGACCGACAGGGAACAGGGATTGAAGATAATCGTACCAAATCAATTGATTCTCAGGGAAAGCTGCCCTGAATAA
- a CDS encoding SIS domain-containing protein, with product MLRLNKEEVHFLVTADMKNEVADFLEIVDAKTAPILAYIKEKRVERICFIGCGSSSAAGSTAKYLADKYTTLAVNAYTGWEFIDSMPVYGNKNMLAVFISQSGTTEEIVEGLRKARKQGIMTVGVCNQREDNPLGMEADYVVDYHAEAMWECQLAALYTLIACIALERGESTEVMEKILSDMKLLPEVLGYHIEHFEEKALEMTKPLRNLKGFYTVSASSMVPLAYKEGVITGMEFLWSHGAVIQAGEFRHGPLEIVESGVPFLFLLPTDSSRAITQRALQFVERWKGTAIVLDYADFAMGLHADLAPFVMFVPLEWFCYYFSVVRDHNPDERRYYGVVEY from the coding sequence ATGTTAAGATTAAACAAAGAAGAGGTTCATTTTTTAGTGACAGCAGATATGAAAAATGAAGTGGCAGATTTTTTGGAAATAGTGGATGCCAAGACAGCGCCTATACTGGCATACATAAAAGAAAAACGGGTTGAGCGCATCTGCTTTATCGGCTGCGGCAGCTCCAGCGCTGCCGGAAGTACGGCAAAATACCTGGCGGATAAATATACAACCCTGGCAGTAAATGCATACACAGGATGGGAGTTTATAGACTCCATGCCTGTCTATGGGAATAAAAATATGCTGGCAGTCTTTATTTCCCAGTCAGGAACAACAGAGGAGATTGTAGAAGGGCTCAGAAAAGCCAGGAAACAGGGGATCATGACAGTTGGAGTGTGCAATCAGAGGGAAGACAATCCCCTGGGAATGGAGGCGGACTATGTGGTGGATTACCATGCGGAGGCTATGTGGGAGTGCCAGCTTGCCGCACTTTATACCCTGATCGCCTGCATAGCCCTAGAACGGGGGGAGAGCACAGAAGTCATGGAAAAGATACTGTCGGATATGAAACTTCTGCCGGAGGTGCTTGGGTATCATATTGAGCATTTTGAGGAGAAGGCTTTGGAAATGACAAAACCACTTCGGAACCTGAAAGGGTTCTACACCGTATCCGCCAGCTCTATGGTACCTCTTGCCTATAAGGAAGGCGTCATTACCGGCATGGAATTCCTCTGGTCCCACGGCGCCGTGATACAGGCCGGTGAATTCCGTCACGGCCCTCTGGAAATCGTGGAATCCGGTGTTCCGTTTTTATTTTTACTGCCCACAGATTCATCCAGGGCAATCACACAGAGGGCGCTTCAGTTTGTGGAGCGATGGAAGGGAACGGCAATCGTACTGGACTATGCGGATTTTGCCATGGGACTCCATGCAGATTTGGCACCTTTTGTAATGTTTGTACCTCTGGAATGGTTCTGTTACTATTTTTCTGTGGTGAGGGACCACAATCCGGATGAACGCAGATATTACGGTGTTGTGGAGTATTAA
- a CDS encoding GntR family transcriptional regulator codes for MGGGERFVYPRIAGAIRKKIENREYPLGSKMPSERELAKEFYVNRLTVRRALAILESEGLIQRKQGAGTFASSVPRKGDVCRLCGFTQTMKEQGRKAGSRILAWRMLSCAPLYSDMEEQAVGRGVHEIVRLRLGDNLPVSVEYTYIPADILGEVHSCNPEASSLYEIMEQRGVELHESRQEVTIIKAGKKEAKWLEIPEGSSVFLFTFQTYDRQGRVVEYCRAYMRTDKVKLEIELKQP; via the coding sequence ATGGGGGGCGGCGAGCGATTTGTGTACCCCCGCATAGCAGGGGCCATACGAAAGAAAATAGAAAACAGGGAATATCCGCTGGGCAGCAAAATGCCTTCAGAGCGGGAATTGGCGAAAGAATTTTATGTAAACCGTCTGACTGTGCGGCGGGCGCTTGCCATACTGGAGAGTGAAGGCCTTATACAGAGAAAACAGGGGGCCGGCACCTTTGCGTCCTCTGTGCCAAGAAAAGGAGATGTGTGCCGCCTCTGCGGATTTACCCAGACCATGAAGGAACAGGGAAGAAAGGCGGGCAGCAGGATCCTGGCATGGAGAATGCTGTCCTGTGCGCCTCTGTATTCAGATATGGAGGAACAGGCAGTGGGCCGGGGCGTGCATGAGATCGTGCGTCTCCGCCTGGGCGATAACCTTCCCGTGTCCGTGGAATATACTTATATCCCCGCAGATATTCTGGGAGAGGTACACTCCTGCAATCCGGAAGCTTCTTCCCTCTATGAGATCATGGAACAGAGGGGCGTGGAGCTTCATGAGTCCAGACAGGAAGTGACCATCATAAAAGCGGGGAAAAAAGAGGCAAAATGGCTTGAAATACCGGAGGGAAGCAGTGTTTTTCTCTTTACGTTCCAGACATATGACAGGCAGGGAAGGGTGGTGGAATACTGCAGGGCCTATATGAGGACAGATAAAGTGAAACTGGAAATAGAACTGAAGCAGCCGTAG
- the frlD gene encoding fructoselysine 6-kinase, which yields MRLAAIGDNCVDFYERQGWAYPGGNAVNVAVYGRQLDMDTAYLGWIGTDTFGDMMQEKLREQGVETIRMQRKEGKTAVTYIELLDGDRKFGEDFLNVLEGFQLSGEDLQYLAGFDCVHMAVWGQCDACLGKLPPEVKVSYDFSNKYWEEKIEKLAPYLDYAFFSCEKDNAFTRDLLKRVKEQGAGLVTATLGENGSVAYDGKEFVTCGITGTNVVDTLGAGDSYIAGFLSKALEGEPLKTCMEAGAEKAALTIGHFGAW from the coding sequence ATGAGACTGGCAGCGATCGGTGATAACTGCGTGGATTTTTATGAGAGGCAGGGATGGGCCTATCCCGGCGGAAACGCAGTAAATGTGGCTGTCTACGGGCGGCAGCTGGATATGGATACCGCATATCTGGGATGGATCGGGACAGATACTTTTGGGGACATGATGCAGGAAAAGCTGAGAGAGCAGGGGGTGGAAACTATCCGTATGCAGAGAAAAGAGGGAAAAACCGCAGTTACTTACATAGAACTTCTGGACGGTGACAGAAAATTCGGGGAGGATTTCCTGAATGTTTTGGAAGGGTTTCAACTGTCCGGTGAGGATCTGCAGTATCTGGCAGGCTTTGACTGCGTACACATGGCGGTCTGGGGACAATGCGATGCCTGTCTTGGCAAACTGCCGCCTGAAGTAAAAGTTTCCTATGATTTTTCAAATAAGTACTGGGAGGAAAAGATAGAAAAATTAGCCCCCTATCTTGACTATGCCTTTTTTTCCTGTGAGAAGGACAATGCCTTTACCAGAGATCTTCTGAAACGTGTGAAGGAACAAGGGGCAGGCTTAGTCACTGCCACATTGGGGGAAAACGGCAGTGTGGCCTATGACGGAAAAGAGTTTGTCACCTGTGGTATTACAGGCACAAATGTGGTGGACACGCTTGGAGCGGGAGACTCCTATATTGCCGGATTTTTAAGCAAAGCCCTGGAGGGGGAACCGCTGAAAACCTGTATGGAGGCCGGGGCGGAAAAAGCAGCTCTTACGATCGGCCATTTCGGGGCCTGGTAA
- a CDS encoding GntR family transcriptional regulator, protein MHRDRFYLSDKIRAYIESAHIKEGERLPSNEELAGQFGVQKGTVRAALERLKEEGIVYSVKGVGTFAAKRKILRNMERFESFSQMAQQNGSTVTTKVLSCRVIPAGYTLAEEFGLPSWADITEIVRLRKADRETAALEISHIPAYLVPELESKPLGGSLYCLLEEEYRIHLIQGKQTMTVRAAEEEEAKLLKCSQGDALAVMEMRAFDQDGHKVEYACSLTRGDRCRFTSILRMEA, encoded by the coding sequence ATGCACCGGGACAGGTTTTATCTGTCGGACAAGATCAGGGCGTACATAGAGAGCGCCCATATAAAAGAAGGAGAACGGCTTCCCTCTAATGAGGAACTGGCAGGACAGTTCGGTGTGCAGAAAGGAACTGTGCGGGCTGCGCTGGAACGTCTGAAGGAGGAAGGGATTGTGTACAGTGTAAAAGGCGTCGGTACATTTGCGGCAAAGAGGAAGATACTCAGAAATATGGAACGTTTTGAGTCTTTTTCCCAGATGGCACAGCAAAATGGAAGTACAGTAACCACGAAAGTGCTGTCCTGCCGTGTGATTCCGGCGGGATATACACTGGCAGAGGAATTCGGTCTGCCCTCTTGGGCGGATATCACAGAGATTGTCCGTCTCCGCAAGGCGGACCGGGAGACAGCAGCCCTGGAAATCTCCCACATTCCCGCTTATCTTGTTCCGGAACTGGAAAGTAAGCCGCTGGGCGGCTCTCTGTACTGTCTTTTGGAAGAAGAATACAGGATTCACCTGATACAGGGAAAACAGACCATGACTGTGAGGGCGGCCGAGGAGGAGGAGGCAAAGCTTCTGAAATGCAGCCAGGGGGATGCGCTGGCAGTGATGGAAATGCGGGCATTTGATCAGGATGGACATAAGGTGGAGTATGCCTGCTCCCTTACAAGAGGTGACAGATGCAGGTTCACCAGTATTTTAAGGATGGAGGCATGA
- a CDS encoding permease prefix domain 1-containing protein — MKVHEYLKLVEEQIHCKSIWEDIRLELLGHMEEDTEYFRKKGMSREEAVERAVKEMGDPVETGIELDKVHRTRLDVKLLLFFIGIDLLMMVLVLAYFGSSLGDVLGRNLIMWRGMGIFFLLLFSFGKYMEEYFSRPYQLWLLFFIFSGVFLVLSIFSGPFKGTGFYITDTAYQSMLFGTAPGFGLLTFYYRKGGYGEVHRLLGIAGIVCLLSVIPGEFFYTFSIILTHVLILTIAVRRGWFHIKRREFLIKIWSVPVVLSLIGAGIIYKGCKDHLVMRSVRAYMELDDTPGILMRMLGSAGIWGIFLMILLIVGVFLWMLHDIRKLTNQYCNIICTGVLAAFVMMVLNSVLAMMGFGDINQVYFPFFSVNGYSNGCAVYIYYVLVGTFLHMHRHDKVLPKSEMPTKRAA, encoded by the coding sequence ATGAAGGTTCATGAATATCTGAAACTTGTGGAAGAGCAGATCCACTGTAAAAGTATCTGGGAAGATATCAGACTGGAACTGCTGGGGCATATGGAGGAGGATACAGAATATTTCCGGAAAAAGGGGATGAGCCGGGAAGAGGCAGTGGAAAGAGCAGTAAAAGAGATGGGCGACCCGGTGGAGACAGGCATAGAGCTTGACAAGGTGCACAGGACCCGGCTGGATGTAAAGCTTTTGCTGTTTTTTATAGGGATAGATCTGCTGATGATGGTTCTGGTGTTGGCGTATTTTGGCAGCAGTTTAGGTGATGTGCTGGGGAGAAATCTGATCATGTGGCGGGGAATGGGGATTTTCTTTCTGCTGTTGTTTTCTTTTGGAAAGTACATGGAAGAATATTTCTCCAGGCCATATCAGCTTTGGCTGCTTTTTTTTATATTTAGCGGTGTGTTTTTAGTGCTGAGCATTTTCAGCGGCCCCTTCAAGGGCACCGGGTTTTATATCACAGACACAGCCTATCAGAGTATGCTGTTTGGCACAGCCCCAGGTTTTGGCCTGCTGACCTTCTATTATCGAAAAGGGGGATATGGTGAAGTACACCGGCTTTTAGGTATTGCCGGGATTGTGTGTCTCCTCAGCGTGATTCCGGGGGAATTCTTTTATACATTTTCGATCATATTGACCCATGTACTGATTCTCACAATAGCAGTGCGAAGAGGCTGGTTTCACATCAAGAGACGGGAGTTTCTCATAAAAATCTGGAGTGTTCCTGTAGTGCTGTCTCTCATTGGAGCCGGAATCATATATAAAGGATGCAAAGACCATTTGGTTATGCGCAGCGTCCGGGCATACATGGAGCTGGATGATACGCCGGGAATCCTGATGCGGATGTTGGGCAGTGCAGGTATTTGGGGAATCTTTTTAATGATATTGCTTATAGTGGGTGTATTTCTGTGGATGCTGCATGATATCAGAAAACTGACCAACCAATACTGCAATATTATATGTACTGGTGTACTGGCCGCGTTTGTTATGATGGTTTTGAATTCTGTGCTGGCTATGATGGGATTTGGCGATATAAACCAGGTGTATTTTCCGTTTTTCTCTGTTAACGGATACAGTAACGGGTGTGCGGTCTACATCTATTATGTTCTTGTGGGGACGTTTCTTCATATGCATAGACACGATAAAGTCCTGCCAAAGTCGGAGATGCCTACTAAGAGAGCGGCCTGA
- a CDS encoding PadR family transcriptional regulator, which yields MGSNKPDKSLLSGSTTLLLLQLLSEREMYGYEMIETLRDRSQNVFELRAGTLYPLLHGLEEKGFLESYEKEAGKKTRKYYRITKKGRKHLDGKKEEWETYETAVRRVLGGPAYEGS from the coding sequence ATGGGATCAAACAAACCGGATAAAAGTCTGCTGTCAGGCAGCACAACGCTTCTGCTTCTTCAGCTTCTCTCAGAGCGTGAAATGTATGGATATGAAATGATAGAGACACTGAGAGACAGGTCACAGAATGTATTTGAACTGAGGGCAGGGACACTTTATCCCCTTCTCCATGGGCTGGAGGAAAAGGGATTTCTGGAGTCCTATGAGAAGGAAGCGGGCAAAAAGACAAGAAAATACTACAGGATCACAAAAAAAGGCCGCAAACATCTGGACGGGAAAAAGGAAGAGTGGGAGACGTACGAGACGGCAGTCAGACGCGTACTGGGAGGGCCGGCCTATGAAGGTTCATGA
- a CDS encoding helix-turn-helix domain-containing protein, with product MAEKCIPVDKELCSTLSFGTYSFPAEIFYDDLDEYANNFVNWHKQREVEISQILEGEAEVQVLEKKISLRAGDVFLILPHALHMVKKGAGKIARYRTIIFDPVLLYGYKGSYFYEEYYRTFAAQPFYHFADTGKSWEREAAAHLEGLFAGFREVTEHRELCICRHLQQLWLSLCENLSDSSGKVDCSEQEQQRTAVLLNFLHEHYREKFTLDQLAASAHISKGECCRFFKKMVHMTPWEYLLEYRLSRSMELLDKKDLNISEVAEMTGFSTVSYYITEFKKKMGDTPLGYRKNRLK from the coding sequence ATGGCAGAGAAATGTATTCCGGTCGACAAAGAGCTTTGTTCTACGCTTTCATTTGGCACCTATTCTTTTCCCGCGGAGATCTTCTACGATGATTTGGATGAGTATGCCAACAATTTTGTGAACTGGCACAAGCAGAGGGAAGTGGAAATTTCTCAGATTCTGGAGGGGGAGGCTGAAGTGCAGGTTTTGGAGAAGAAGATCAGTTTGAGGGCAGGTGACGTTTTTTTGATCCTGCCTCATGCACTTCACATGGTTAAAAAAGGGGCGGGGAAGATAGCCAGATACCGTACCATTATTTTTGACCCGGTTCTGCTGTATGGGTATAAAGGCAGTTATTTTTATGAGGAATATTACAGGACATTTGCAGCGCAGCCCTTTTATCATTTTGCGGATACGGGGAAATCCTGGGAGCGGGAGGCAGCGGCGCATTTGGAAGGCCTGTTTGCCGGGTTCAGGGAGGTTACGGAACATAGGGAGCTGTGTATATGCAGGCATTTGCAACAATTATGGCTGTCTTTATGTGAGAACTTGTCTGACAGCAGCGGGAAAGTTGACTGCAGCGAACAGGAGCAGCAGCGAACAGCAGTGCTCCTTAATTTTCTGCATGAACATTACAGGGAGAAATTCACACTGGACCAGCTTGCGGCTTCTGCGCATATCAGCAAAGGAGAGTGCTGCCGGTTTTTTAAAAAGATGGTACATATGACGCCATGGGAGTATCTGCTGGAATACCGGCTGTCACGGAGCATGGAGCTCTTGGACAAGAAAGATTTAAACATTTCAGAGGTGGCGGAGATGACGGGTTTCAGTACGGTAAGCTATTATATTACGGAATTTAAAAAGAAAATGGGGGATACACCACTGGGATACAGGAAAAACAGACTGAAATAA